The genomic window CTGGGCTGATCCCAGGGCAGGTTGtgcaggtgggagcagagcaAAGATTGTGCCCTTGCAGAGCCTCAgtggacaggaggagagggaacggcctcaggctgggccaggggaggctcagagtggaggaatttccccatggaaagggtgctcaggccttggcaggggctgcccagggaggtttggagtgcccatccctggaggtgtccaaggaattcctggaggtggcactcagagctctgggctggggtcaaggtggggatcaggcacagcttggactcgatgatctgggagggcttttccaacctaaaggattctggaattctgtgattctatatcAGAAGAGtgtcccttcccctgctcctcttTCAACAGAGAGCAGGGAGAACTCCAGACAGGAGGGCTGCAAATCCTGCCCACTGCTCTTGGCTTTTGTTTCGTGCTTGTTTGTCCAAGTCTGGCGAACCTGAAACATCCCCGAAGATGTCAACAGCACCGGCTCTGCAGCAGTGCCTCTGTTGGGGGGACTAAATGATAAAATTACATCTGTCCCTTCTCAGAGTAACCACAAAGCTTGGCAGGGACACAGGTGAAGGAGTGAGGGAGGTGCTGGCTGGCACCCAGCCATCAGCATCCCCAGGTGGGCACTGAGCCCAGCgtggcccagccctgggcaggttTCCTCcagcctctggagctgtgccagccctgcagcctcagcGGGGCTGGCCTGATGTGGAACTTGCTCCCACATGgatcagcagcactgggaaaagagctggggctgagggcTCTGGGGTCAcctcctgcacagctgctgagccacagaacccccctggcacagggacacgaCCATGTCACAAGGTGCTGGGGATGTAATTTGGGATCTGGGAGGGAAAGCAGGTCCAAGGACCAGGCAGCACCACCAGCCCTGCTTGCAGCACCGTTATCCCCTGaaggcagcccagagccctgggagGTTCAGGTGGGGGTTCAATGCCCATCTGGTCGCCACACCACTGGATCCGTGCAGGAGTTGGAAGGTGTAGGGACAGGGACTGCAGGGATCCCACTGTCCATGGTTGGGCACTGGGACTCCACAGAcacctcctgcccagcctgccTGCAGGATCCCACTGCCTGTTCCACCATTTTATCAGTGAGATGCTCTTCTTTCCCTGCAGTGACCCCCAAAACCTTCCCCACCTCCCCTTGGGCTGCACTCACTGATGACCAAAGGGAAGCACCCTCCATCCTCCATCACttgccctgctctgctttctcttttgtccATCCCAGGTCTCCTCCTCCGATCCCACCACCATGGAAATCCCCCCCAAGAGCCCTGATGGGAGCGAGAAGTCCCCCCAGTCCAAGGAGCTGATCACCAGTAACACGGGCAGCACCCTGTGCATGAGCTCCCGCAGCGAGTCCGTGTGGACCAGCGCATCCAGGAGCAAGTGGGACATTTACCACAAACCCGTCATCGTGGTGTCCGTGGGAGTTGCCATCTTCCTCTTCGGGATGGTCATCACCAGCCTGGCCTGCTTCCTGCCCAAGAACAAAGACGTTTACAAAATGTCTGGCCCGGCTTTCCTGTCCCTGGGACTGATGCTCCTGGTCTGTGGCCTGGTCTGGATCCCCATCATCCGcaagaagcagaagcagaggcagaagTCACAGTTCCTACAGAGCCTCAAGTCCTTCTTCTTCAACCGCTGAGGGCAGCCAGGACCTTCCCGAGAGGgttccccttccctccagcaaCCTGTGTTGAGCAGCCATGAAAACAAACACGTTCTTGTACTCCCCAGAGGATTTCATCCCAGTCAGTCTCTTCCCTACATGGTCTCCAGTGTGAAAATGAACTTTGTATTTCATCCAAGtcatcccaggaaaaaaaggagcaggaTTTTTCAGCTGAGCCCAGCAAGGCAGGTCCAAGGTCTCTGCATCACCTCCCTGTCCAAAGAGTGACTCAACAGCACTCACTGGGTAAAGCAAAGCCCCGAAGGAACCTGGGCTGAAGCAAAACCCCAAAGGAACCCAGCTCCCCCAGGAGGTTCTGCAGGATCCATCAGCAGAGAGGAGCCATTGGCTGGAGCCACAATTCCTTCAAGCTCCCTAATTTTCCAGACAGGCTGGAGGCTCTGCACAGCATCAGGAGacacagcagaagcagagggGCACAGACCCTGCAGAGGGGCACAGACCCTGCAGAGGGCACAGATCCTGCAGAGGGCAcagatcctgctgctccaggcacctggcagggcagggacaaggGAGATGTGTCCAGGAATGGTCTAAGCTGTGGGAACTGTGCTTGGGACTGATTCCCTCCCAGGAAACTCTCAACCTCCTCCTGGCCATCTCTGCTGGAACTCCCTCATTTCTGAAACTGGTGCCACATCAACATTTCTGCCTGAAAATATGGTCCAAGATGCCTGAGAGCTGAAGCATTTGTGTTTCCACAGCCTGGCTGACAGGGAGCTCGGGCTCACCCTGGCACTGGTGCCAGGCTACCCCCAGTctgtgcccagggctgcctggggaTCTCCTCCACCCGTGTGGGCAGAGCTTGAGGTGACACATCCCATCCTGGCAGCCGGCACAGCTGGATTAGGAGTATTTGAGCACACAAGTCCCTTTGCCCCGGGCTCAGCCTGGCCCTGAACTTTGCTTACTGACTGGGGCTGGCGTCCCTGGCCAGCCCGTGCCAGGTTGGTGACGGGGCTGGACAAGATCTGGCACAGGACTCAGCAAAGCTGTTTGCTCCTCAGCCATCCCTCGTGCCATGACAcgctctgctgctgtttgcaatcctgccctggcacggggcaccagcctctgctccttcagctgcCATGGGCGGGGGATGCTCACCCAAAACTCCTgctcggggcagctgcagccagagagaggATGGACAGCAGGATTCGTGATGGGAAATCATGAAGAGCAGCcccagatcccacctggagGCAGATCTGGGCACAGATGGGAGGCCAAGAGCTGCCCAGGATGGAGGAGGCACCTGGAAATGGGTCCTGCTGCAAAGAGCTGTGCTCAGCCAGGGCTGCGGGGCCAAGGGGATGCTCCAGGAGGACTGGAACTGCCAAATGGAGAGAGGGGGCTCCTGCTGGCCACGTCTCATGGCCAAGGAGAAGGACACAGCCAGTGAAAAGTTCATGTGCTAAGAAGTCACTGAGACCAAGAACTGAACTGGATTCCAGACTGGTCATTTATAACAAGAATAAGAGTTTTCATTAAAGGAAAATGTTCCCAGGGGACTTGGACAGGGCT from Corvus hawaiiensis isolate bCorHaw1 chromosome 19, bCorHaw1.pri.cur, whole genome shotgun sequence includes these protein-coding regions:
- the PIRT gene encoding phosphoinositide-interacting protein isoform X1 — encoded protein: MVSSSDPTTMEIPPKSPDGSEKSPQSKELITSNTGSTLCMSSRSESVWTSASRSKWDIYHKPVIVVSVGVAIFLFGMVITSLACFLPKNKDVYKMSGPAFLSLGLMLLVCGLVWIPIIRKKQKQRQKSQFLQSLKSFFFNR
- the PIRT gene encoding phosphoinositide-interacting protein isoform X2; translated protein: MEIPPKSPDGSEKSPQSKELITSNTGSTLCMSSRSESVWTSASRSKWDIYHKPVIVVSVGVAIFLFGMVITSLACFLPKNKDVYKMSGPAFLSLGLMLLVCGLVWIPIIRKKQKQRQKSQFLQSLKSFFFNR